In Aminobacterium sp. MB27-C1, a single genomic region encodes these proteins:
- a CDS encoding DUF1624 domain-containing protein: METSYLKSGKRILELDAARGILMILMALDHSSSFIGNIHFSEMWALPMPDYGNSLLAFFTRWITHPCAPGFTFLMGTGMILFVESRIKRGWKAHAMLRHFFIRGFILLFLSLTLENFFWNWGFLTKQGGPKWFIFFTIISTLGISMMASSLLMKLRSLWLVIFSMICIIVTPFFLPLGLPIKEIAGQLSMSQILLFTPWEFKTFVGPIAFWVYPLMPWLSITLLGIIFGRILIKYRDGAFKKTGLVGGAFLLIFAAMRFAGSLANINTLKPNGLISFLSITKYPPSITFILLTLGILFLVLAMLNHFASHMSDKNPLVIFGRVPLFYYMLHLALFSVMGKIISASGYAVAYGAWGTGIILLYFPCKWYARFKKSTSIDSIWRLF, translated from the coding sequence ATGGAAACAAGTTATTTAAAGTCTGGTAAAAGGATTCTTGAACTAGATGCCGCTCGCGGAATCCTCATGATTTTAATGGCTCTTGACCATTCTTCATCATTTATAGGTAACATTCACTTTAGTGAAATGTGGGCTTTGCCCATGCCGGATTATGGTAATTCTCTGCTCGCTTTTTTCACGCGATGGATTACACATCCTTGTGCTCCTGGTTTCACTTTCCTTATGGGAACCGGAATGATTCTCTTTGTTGAATCAAGGATAAAACGCGGTTGGAAAGCGCATGCTATGCTTCGTCACTTTTTCATCAGAGGATTTATTCTTCTATTTTTATCACTCACTTTAGAGAATTTCTTTTGGAATTGGGGATTTTTAACTAAACAAGGTGGTCCCAAATGGTTCATCTTTTTCACTATTATTTCAACATTGGGTATCTCTATGATGGCAAGTTCGCTGTTAATGAAATTACGCTCCTTATGGTTAGTAATCTTTTCGATGATTTGCATTATTGTAACTCCGTTCTTTCTTCCCTTAGGTCTCCCTATAAAAGAAATAGCTGGGCAACTTTCTATGTCTCAAATTCTTCTCTTTACACCTTGGGAATTTAAAACCTTTGTGGGGCCAATAGCTTTTTGGGTCTACCCACTTATGCCCTGGTTAAGTATAACTCTTTTAGGCATAATATTCGGACGCATTCTTATCAAGTACAGAGATGGTGCCTTTAAAAAAACAGGCTTGGTCGGCGGAGCTTTTCTACTTATCTTTGCCGCAATGAGATTCGCTGGATCTTTAGCCAATATAAATACACTGAAACCAAATGGACTAATAAGCTTTCTTTCCATCACTAAGTACCCACCAAGCATAACTTTTATCCTCTTAACTCTCGGCATTTTATTTCTCGTGTTGGCAATGCTTAACCATTTTGCTTCTCATATGAGTGATAAAAACCCTTTAGTAATTTTTGGGAGAGTGCCTTTGTTCTATTACATGCTCCACCTTGCTCTTTTTAGTGTTATGGGCAAAATCATCTCTGCATCAGGATATGCTGTAGCATACGGGGCATGGGGGACAGGAATCATTTTGCTTTATTTTCCCTGCAAATGGTATGCTAGATTCAAGAAAAGTACCTCTATAGATTCAATTTGGAGGCTATTCTAA